One Echeneis naucrates chromosome 16, fEcheNa1.1, whole genome shotgun sequence DNA window includes the following coding sequences:
- the LOC115056175 gene encoding filamin-C-like isoform X2, with protein MMSNNYGDEQLPPQYYQPTDFGEEEDDEMPATEKDLAEDAPWKKIQQNTFTRWCNEHLKCVNKTITDLQKDFSDGLKLISLLEVLSQKKMYRKHHSRPNFRQMKLENVSVALEFLDREHIKLVSIDSKAIVDGNLKLILGLIWTLILHYSISMPMWDDEDDEETKKLTPKQRLLGWIQNKVPQLPINNFNRDWRDGKALGALVDNCAPGLCPDWAEWDPNQPVQNAKEAMQQADDWLGVPQVIAPEEIVDPDVDEHSVMTYLSQFPKAKLKPGAPLKPKQLFPNKAKAYGPGIEPHGNKVLHPAVFTVETLEAGSGEVLVYVEDPEGHKEEAKVKPNKDKNRTYTVTYVPKVEGVHKVKVLFAGQDIDKSPYTVNVAKDMGDPSKVQARGPGLEPTGNVANKPTYFDIYTAGAGNGDVSVIIVDPQGKKDTVELILENKGDSVFRCTYRPVLEGPHTIHVLFAGQEIPKSPFTVNIAEAINPNACRATGRGLQPKGVRVKEVADFKVFTKGAGSGALNVSVKGPTGAEEQVKVRDAGNGVYECEYYPLKPGKYTVSITWGGQPIPRSPFEVEVGEEAGLQKVRAWGPGLKTGMVGKSADFVVEAIGTEVGTLGFSIEGPSQAKIECDDKGDGSCDVRYWPTEPGDYAVHVICDDKDIKDSPFMAHILPAVNDVFPEKVKAYGPGLQPTGVIVNKPTEFTIDARMAGKGDLKLYAQDAEGCTINIKITDKGDGTYLCTYTPVKPIKHTIIISWGEVNVPNSPFRVMVGEGSHPGKVKVYGPGVEKTGLKANEPTYFTVDCGEAGQGDISIGIKCAPGVVGPAEADIDFDIIKNDNDTFTVKYTPPGPGRYTIMVLFADQEIPISPFKVKVDPSHDAGKVRAEGPGLNKTGVEVGTPTHFTIYTKGAGKAKPEVQFAASGPGEAVRDFEIIDNHDYSYTVKYTALQQGNLAISVTYGGDPIPKSPFHITVAPQLNIGKVKVEGLDTKVEVGKDQEFTVNTKGAGGQGNVGVKMTSPSGRPIPCKLESDKAKGTHSVKYIPPEEGQYKVDVSYDGNPVMGSPFGVEAVMPADPSKVRAFGPGLKGGIVGKPAPFTIDTKGAGAGGLGLTVEGPCEAKMECQDNGDGTCSVSYLPTEPGEYAINILFAEQHIPGSPFKAAVRPAFDPSKATASGPGLERAKAGEPATFTVDCTRAGDAELTIEIVSETGAKAEVHIQKTAEGIFSVTYIPPFHGAHTITIKYGGHVIPQFPKVLQVEPSVDTSGVHVYGPGVEPRGVLREVTTHFIVDARALNKVGGNHVKVHIIGPSGTNTENFITDKGDGTYRVEYTAFEDGMHLIEVLYDDAPVPKSPFRVSVVEGCDPTRVRAFGPGLEGGITNKSNCFTVETRGAGTGGLGLTIEGASEAKISCKDNKDGSCSVEYVPFTPGDYDVNINYGGHPIPGSPFRVPVKDPVDPSKVKCSGPGLGSGVRAHVPQTFTVDSTQAGQAPLDVKLYGPTGTVEPVGVKNNGDGTHTVHYTPAQDGPYTVAVKYADQEVPHSPFKVMSQPGHDASKVRASGPGLDTKGVSASLPVEFTIDARDAGEGLLTVQILDPEGKPKNATIQDNRDGTYTVSYVPDSTGPYTITIKYGGDEIPYSPYRIQSLPTGDASKCLLTVSIGGHGVSSLQKLQTSEDTVITVDAKAAGKGKVTCKVLTPQGMEVDMDVVENHDGTFDIYYTAPEPGKYVITIRFGGQNIPKSPFNVVATNEPVAPRDTVDPLFRPVNFLVPFTPQQGEITGEVRMPSGKTSRPHITDNKDGTITIKYQPTERGLHEMDIKYEGNHIPGSPLQFYVDAVNSGVVTAYGPGLSYGMVNRAATFTVVTKNAGEGGLSLAVEGPSKAEITCKDNKDGTCTVSYLPTAPGDYNIIVKFDNKHIPGSPFTAKITGDDSITRTSQLNVGTAADVSLKITETDLSSLTASIRAPSGNEEPCLLKRLPNRHLGISFTPKEVGEHEVSVRKSGMHVVNSPFKIMVGQSEIGEASRVKAFGKGLVEAHTFEMAEFFVDTRNAGYGGLALSIEGPSKVDINCEDVEDGTCRVTYCPTEPGNYTVNIKFAEKHIPGSPFTVKVTGEGRIKESITRKRQASSLASVGSTCGLNLKIPGNWFQMVSAQERLTRTFTRSSHTYTRTERTEISKTRGGETKREVRVEESTQVGGGGSPFRDVFGDFLGRESLSSFAGITARPEVESGPQSMTAQVTSPSGKTVDADIVDGGSSTYSVRFIPQEIGPHTVNVKYRGQHVPGSPFQFTVGPMGEGGAHKVRAGGPGLERGVAGAPSEFSIWTREAGAGGLSIAVEGPSKAEISFEDRKDGSCGVSYIVKEPGDYEVSIKFNNEHIPDSPFIVPIATLSDEARRLTVTSLQEKDLKVNQEASFMVQRNGARGVVDAKVHTPSGSSEECYVTELDSDKNAIRFIPRENGVHSIDVKFNGCHIPGSPFNVRVGDPGLIGDPGLVTAHGPGLKGGTTGAPSEFVVNTCNAGSGTLSVNIDGPSKVKMDCRECPEGYKIIYTPMAPGNYLITIKYGGPQHIVGSPFKAKITGARLSGGHSLHETSSVLVETVTKTSKVGGAYTASSSTTSSTKLASDASKVVCRGTGLSKALVGQKNNFTVDCSKAGTNMLMVGVHGPQTPCEEVYVKHMGNKLYNVTYTVKDKGSYTVIVKWGDDNVPGSPYKVSVP; from the exons ATAGCAAAGCCATTGTGGATGGGAATCTAAAGCTGATCCTGGGCCTTATCTGGACTCTCATCCTGCACTACTCTATCTCCATGCCCATGTGGGATGACGAGGACGACGAGGAGACTAAGAAGCTCACCCCTAAGCAGCGCCTGTTGGGCTGGATACAGAACAAAGTGCCTCAGCTGCCCATCAACAACTTCAACCGTGACTGGCGAGATGGCAAAGCCCTGGGAGCTCTGGTCGACAACTGTGCCCCTG GTTTATGTCCTGATTGGGCAGAGTGGGACCCAAACCAGCCTGTGCAGAATGCCAAGGAAGCCATGCAACAGGCAGATGACTGGTTGGGTGTGCCTCAG GTGATTGCTCCTGAGGAGATCGTAGACCCAGATGTGGACGAGCACTCGGTGATGACCTACCTGTCTCAGTTCCCCAAGGCAAAACTGAAGCCTGGTGCTCCTCTCAAACCCAAGCAGCTTTTCCCAAACAAGGCTAAAGCCTATGGACCAG GTATCGAACCTCATGGCAACAAGGTGCTGCATCCAGCTGTGTTCACGGTGGAAACGCTGGAAGCTGGAAGTGGTGAGGTCCTGGTCTACGTGGAGGATCCTGAGGGACACAAGGAGGAG GCTAAAGTTAAACccaataaagacaaaaacagaaccTACACTGTCACCTACGTTCCTAAAGTTGAGGGAGTCCATAAG gTGAAAGTGCTGTTCGCTGGTCAGGACATCGACAAAAGCCCCTACACTGTGAATGTGGCCAAGGATATGGGTGATCCCAGCAAAGTCCAAGCAAGAGGACCTGGTCTGGAGCCTACAGGCAATGTGGCAAACAAACCCACCTACTTTGACATCTACACAGCTG GTGCTGGTAATGGCGATGTGAGTGTCATCATCGTTGATCCTCAAGGCAAAAAGGACACAGTCGAGCTCATACTTGAGAACAAGGGCGACAGTGTTTTCCGCTGCACCTACCGCCCCGTGTTAGAGGGCCCTCACACCATCCACGTGCTGTTTGCAGGCCAGGAGATCCCCAAGAGTCCTTTTACTGTCAACATCGCAGAGG CCATAAACCCAAACGCCTGCAGAGCTACAGGCAGAGGCCTTCAGCCTAAAGGCGTGAGAGTAAAGGAGGTAGCAGACTTCAAAGTTTTCACCAAGGGAGCTGGCAGCGGAGCTCTCAATGTCTCAGTCAAAGGACCAA CGGGAGCAGAGGAGCAAGTGAAAGTACGAGACGCAGGGAACGGGGTGTATGAATGTGAATATTACCCTCTTAAGCCTGGTAAATACACAGTCAGCATCACCTGGGGAGGCCAGCCCATTCCACGCAG CCCCTTCGAAGTCGAGGTTGGGGAGGAGGCAGGTCTTCAGAAGGTGAGGGCCTGGGGTCCTGGTCTCAAAACTGGCATGGTTGGAAAATCTGCTGACTTTGTTGTGGAGGCTATCGGCACTGAAGTTGGAACTCTCG GGTTCTCAATTGAAGGCCCATCACAGGCTAAGATTGAGTGTGATGATAAGGGTGATGGCTCCTGTGATGTACGCTACTGGCCCACTGAGCCTGGTGACTACGCTGTCCATGTCATTTGCGATGATAAGGACATTAAGGACAGTCCTTTCATGGCCCACATTCTCCCTGCAGTCAATGACGTTTTCCCTGAAAAA GTGAAAGCCTATGGACCAGGTCTGCAGCCGACTGGTGTCATTGTGAACAAACCTACAGAATTCACCATTGATGCTCGGATGGCAGGAAAGGGTGACCTCAAACTATACGCACAG GACGCTGAAGGCTGCACCATCAACATCAAAATCACTGACAAGGGAGATGGCACGTATCTGTGTACGTACACGCCTGTCAAGCCCATTAaacacaccatcatcatcagctgggGGGAGGTCAACGTGCCCAACAGTCCCTTCAGG GTGATGGTCGGAGAGGGTTCTCATCCAGGCAAAGTCAAGGTCTATGGGCCTGGAGTGGAGAAGACGGGGCTCAAGGCTAACGAGCCAACATACTTCACTGTGGACTGTGGTGAGGCTGGCCAAG GGGACATCAGCATTGGAATCAAGTGTGCCCCAGGCGTGGTTGGCCCCGCCGAGGCAGACATCGACTTTGACATCAtcaaaaatgacaatgacacCTTTACTGTCAAGTACACTCCCCCCGGTCCAGGCCGATACACCATCATGGTGCTCTTTGCTGACCAG gaaattcCCATCAGCCCATTCAAAGTCAAAGTGGATCCTTCTCATGATGCTGGCAAAGTGAGAGCAGAGGGTCCTGGACTCAACAAGACAG GAGTGGAGGTGGGCACACCAACCCACTTTACCATCTACACAAAGGGAGCTGGCAAGGCCAAGCCTGAGGTGCAATTTGCAGCATCAGGCCCAGGAGAGGCGGTTCGTGACTTTGAGATCATCGATAACCACGATTACTCCTACACTGTCAAGTACACGGCTCTTCAGCAG GGTAACTTGGCAATTTCAGTGACTTATGGAGGAGACCCAATTCCCAAAAGCCCATTTCATATCACAGTAGCACCACAGCTGAATATTGGAAAAGTGAAAGTGGAGGGATTAGACACCA AAGTGGAGGTTGGAAAGGATCAGGAGTTCACAGTTAACACAAAGGGCGCTGGTGGGCAGGGCAATGTAGGTGTGAAGATGACCTCACCCTCTGGCCGACCAATCCCATGCAAACTAGAATCGGACAAAGCCAAAGGCACTCACAGTGTGAAGTATATTCCCCCAGAGGAGGGACAGTACAAGGTTGATGTCAGCTATGATGGCAACCCGGTGATGGGAAGCCCCTTTGGGGTCGAGGCAGTGATGCCTGCTGATCCTTCAAAG GTACGAGCCTTTGGTCCAGGCCTGAAGGGGGGCATTGTGGGCAAGCCTGCTCCATTCACTATTGACACCAAGGGAGCTGGTGCAGGTGGTCTGGGCCTTACTGTGGAGGGTCCCTGTGAGGCTAAAATGGAATGTCAAGACAACGGGGACGGCACCTGCTCAGTGTCCTACCTTCCCACCGAGCCTGGAGAGTATGCCATCAACATCCTGTTTGCAGAGCAGCACATCCCCGGCTCTCCCTTCAAAGCGGCAGTGCGCCCAGCCTTCGATCCCAGCAAGGCAACAGCTAGCGGTCCTGGTCTAGAGAGGGCCAAAGCAGGTGAACCAGCCACCTTCACTGTGGACTGCACCCGAGCAGGCGATGCTGAGCTCACCATCGAGATCGTGTCAGAGACCGGGGCTAAAGCTGAAGTACACATccagaaaacagcagagggGATCTTCTCTGTGACATACATACCACCTTTCCACGGCGCACACACCATCACCATCAAGTATGGCGGTCACGTGATTCCTCAGTTTCCAAAGGTTCTGCAGGTTGAGCCGTCTGTTGACACCAGTGGGGTGCATGTCTATGGGCCAGGAGTGGAGCCCAGAG GGGTCCTCAGAGAAGTCACCACCCACTTCATTGTTGATGCCCGCGCCCTCAACAAGGTTGGAGGGAATCATGTGAAAGTTCACATCATCGGCCCCTCTGGCACCAACACAGAAAACTTCATCACTGACAAAGGAGACGGCACCTACAGAGTGGAGTACACAGCATTCGAGGATG gaatGCATCTGATTGAGGTGCTGTATGACGATGCTCCTGTGCCTAAGAGTCCCTTCAGAGTGTCTGTGGTGGAGGGATGTGATCCTACCAGGGTGCGTGCCTTTGGACCAGGTCTGGAGGGAGGAATAACCAACAAATCCAACTGCTTCACTGTGGAGACCAG GGGCGCTGGCACAGGAGGGCTTGGTCTGACCATTGAGGGAGCCTCAGAGGCAAAAATATCctgcaaagacaacaaagatGGCAGCTGCAGCGTGGAGTACGTCCCCTTCACTCCTGGGGATTATGACGTCAACATTAATTACGGAGGTCATCCGATCCCTGGCAGTCCATTCCGTGTGCCAGTGAAGGACCCTGTGGACCCCAGCAAGGTGAAAtgctcaggtccaggtctgggCAGTGGAGTGAGGGCCCATGTTCCGCAGACTTTCACGGTAGACTCTACCCAGGCTGGACAGGCCCCACTGGATGTCAAACTCTATGGCCCAACAG gtACTGTGGAGCCAGTTGGTGTGAAGAATAACGGTGACGGCACCCACACAGTTCACTACACCCCAGCTCAGGATGGCCCTTACACTGTGGCTGTTAAATATGCCGATCAGGAAGTCCCACACAG CCCATTCAAGGTAATGTCTCAGCCTGGGCATGATGCCAGTAAGGTACGTGCCAGTGGCCCAGGTCTAGACACCAAAGGTGTGTCTGCAAGTCTGCCTGTGGAATTTACCATTGACGCTCGTGATGCTGGAGAGGGACTGCTGACAGTGCAGATTCTG GACCCAGAGGGTAAACCGAAGAATGCAACCATCCAGGACAACAGGGATGGCACCTACACTGTGTCATACGTGCCTGACTCTACAGGCCCTTACACTATCACCATTAAATATGGAGGAGATGAGATTCCTTACTCCCCTTACCGCATCCAGTCCCTGCCCACAGGAGACGCCAGCAAATGCCTCCTCACCg TGTCGATTGGGGGACATGGAGTTT CTAGTCTTCAGAAACTGCAGACCTCTGAGGATACTGTCATCACAGTGGATGCTAAGGCTGCTGGGAAAGGCAAGGTGACCTGTAAGGTCCTGACCCCACAGGGAATGGAGGTGGACATGGACGTAGTGGAGAACCATGATGGGACCTTTGATATTTATTACACAGCACCTGAACCGGGAAAATATGTCATTACCATCCGCTTTGGGGGGCAGAACATTCCTAAGAGTCCCTTCAATGTGGTG GCCACAAATGAGCCAGTCGCTCCCAGAGATACCGTGGATCCCCTCTTCCGTCCTGTTAATTTCCTGGTCCCCTTCACACCACAACAAGGAGAAATCACAG GTGAGGTGCGGATGCCTTCAGGCAAGACTTCTCGCCCACATATCACTGACAATAAGGATGGCACCATCACAATCAAGTACCAGCCCACAGAGAGAGGCTTGCACGAGATGGACATCAAATATGAGGGCAACCACATTCCAG GGAGCCCTCTGCAGTTCTATGTGGATGCTGTTAACAGTGGGGTGGTGACTGCTTACGGTCCAGGTCTGAGCTATGGCATGGTCAACAGGGCTGCCACTTTCACTGTAGTCACCAAGAATGCAGGAGAAG gtGGTCTGTCGCTGGCAGTGGAGGGTCCCTCCAAGGCTGAGATCACCTGTAAGGACAACAAAGATGGTACCTGCACTGTGTCCTACCTGCCCACGGCTCCTGGAGACTACAACATCATTGTCAAGTTTGATAACAAGCACATTCCTGGTAGTCCCTTTACTGCTAAGATCACTG GGGATGACTCCATAACAAGAACATCCCAGCTGAATGTTGGCACAGCGGCTGATGTGTCCCTGAAGATCACAGAGACTGATCTGAGCTCTCTGACTGCCAGTATCAGAGCTCCATCAGGCAATGAGGAGCCCTGTCTGCTCAAGAGACTGCCCAACAGACACCTTG GTATCTCCTTCACACCTAAAGAGGTCGGGGAACATGAAGTTAGCGTGAGGAAGAGTGGCATGCACGTAGTTAACAGCCCTTTCAAGATTATGGTTGGCCAGTCCGAGATTGGCGAGGCCAGCAGAGTCAAGGCTTTCGGTAAAGGCCTGGTGGAGGCACACACCTTCGAAATGGCTGAATTCTTTGTGGATACGAGAAATGCAG GTTATGGAGGTCTGGCATTGTCAATTGAGGGTCCGAGCAAAGTCGATATCAACTGTGAAGATGTAGAGGATGGGACGTGCAGGGTGACCTACTGTCCAACAGAACCTGGAAACTACACTGTTAATATCAAgtttgcagaaaaacacatcccAG GAAGTCCATTCACAGTCAAGGTCACAGGAGAGGGAAGGATCAAAGAGAGCATTACTAGGAAGAGGCAGGCATCTTCTCTTGCTTCAGTGGGCAGCACATGTGGCCTTAACCTCAAGATCCCAG GAAACTGGTTCCAGATGGTTTCAGCTCAGGAGAGGCTGACCAGGACATTCACGCGCAGCAGCCACACATACACCCGCACTGAGCGCACCGAGATAAGCAAGACCCGCGGTGGAGAGACCAAAAGGGAGGTGCGAGTGGAGGAGAGCACCCAggtgggtggaggaggaagtcCATTCAGAGATGTTTTCGGAGACTTCCTGGGAAGAGAGAGCCTCAGCAGCTTCGCTGGCATCACAGCCAGACCTGAAG TCGAGAGCGGCCCTCAGTCCATGACGGCTCAGGTGACCAGCCCCAGCGGGAAAACTGTGGATGCTGACATCGTGGATGGAGGGAGTAGCACCTACAGCGTTCGATTCATCCCTCAGGAAATTGGACCCCACACAGTCAATGTCAAGTACCGGGGCCAGCATGTCCCTGGGAGCCCCTTCCAGTTTACTGTGGGGCCCATGGGAGAGGGAGGAGCACACAAAGTCCGTGCAGGAGGACCTGGCCTGGAGAGGGGCGTTGCTGGAGCACCCT CCGAATTCAGCATCTGGACCAGAGAAGCAGGTGCTGGTGGTCTGTCCATTGCTGTAGAGGGTCCCAGCAAGGCTGAAATCTCCTTTGAAGACAGGAAGGATGGCTCCTGTGGCGTCTCCTACATAGTGAAAGAACCAG GTGACTACGAGGTGTCAATCAAGTTCAACAATGAGCACATCCCTGACAGCCCATTCATTGTTCCTATTGCCACACTGTCAGACGAGGCCCGCAGGCTCACTGTCACAAGCCTTCAG GAGAAGGACTTGAAGGTGAACCAAGAAGCATCCTTCATGGTGCAGCGAAATGGCGCCCGAGGCGTGGTAGATGCCAAAGTCCATACCCCCTCTGGCTCTTCTGAGGAGTGCTATGTCACTGAGCTTGACAGCG ACAAAAACGCAATCCGCTTTATTCCACGGGAGAATGGAGTCCACTCAATAGATGTCAAGTTCAATGGATGCCACATTCCTGGAAGCCCATTTAATGTAAGAGTGGGAGACCCAGGGCTGATTGGAGACCCAGGCCTGGTGACTGCTCATGGACCTGGACTAAAGGGAGGAACCACAG GTGCACCCTCAGAGTTTGTGGTCAACACCTGTAACGCAGGATCAGGCACTCTATCTGTCAACATCGACGGGCCGTCCAAGGTTAAGATGGACTGTCGGGAATGTCCTGAAGGATATAAGATCATCTACACTCCCATGGCACCTGGCAACTATCTCATCACCATCAAATACGGCGGGCCACAGCACATAGTTGGCAGCCCATTCAAAGCTAAAATCACAG GAGCCCGGTTGTCAGGGGGGCACAGCCTCCATGAGACGTCCTCTGTCCTTGTTGAAACCGTTACCAAGACCTCCAAAGTGGGCGGCGCCTACACTGCCTCCTCATCCACCACCTCATCAACCAAACTGGCGTCAGATGCCAGTAAGGTGGTCTGTCGTGGGACAGGGCTGTCTAAGGCTTTGGtgggacagaaaaacaactttacaGTTGACTGCAGCAAAGCAG GTACCAACATGCTGATGGTGGGTGTCCATGGACCTCAAACCCCCTGCGAGGAGGTGTATGTCAAGCACATGGGCAACAAGCTCTATAATGTCACCTATACCGTGAAGGACAAGGGCAGCTACACTGTCATCGTCAAATGGGGTGACGACAATGTCCCTGGGAGCCCCTACAAAGTGTCTGTACCCTGA